From one Pseudomonas fluorescens genomic stretch:
- a CDS encoding PaaI family thioesterase — translation MNDTSLLAMAERFLSALRHCQVLQMRVHHADAEGMTLILPYSTRIVGNPQTGAVHGGAVTTLMDTTCGMATLCALPEFEVCPTLDLRIDYMHPAEAGKDIFGHAYCYRVSRDVIFTRGVAYQDDPEQPIAQVVGTFMRLGKGIKGGLNFADKLKGSGQ, via the coding sequence ATTGCGCCATTGCCAGGTACTGCAGATGCGCGTGCATCATGCCGATGCCGAGGGCATGACCCTGATACTGCCTTACTCCACCAGGATTGTCGGCAATCCGCAAACCGGCGCCGTGCACGGCGGGGCGGTGACCACCTTGATGGATACCACCTGCGGCATGGCCACCCTCTGCGCGCTGCCTGAGTTCGAGGTCTGCCCGACCCTGGACCTGCGCATTGACTACATGCACCCGGCCGAAGCTGGCAAGGATATCTTCGGCCATGCCTATTGTTATCGCGTTTCCCGCGATGTGATTTTTACCCGTGGCGTGGCCTATCAGGACGATCCCGAGCAGCCGATTGCCCAGGTGGTGGGCACCTTCATGCGCCTGGGCAAGGGCATCAAGGGCGGCCTCAATTTTGCCGACAAGCTCAAGGGGAGTGGCCAATGA